A segment of the Phocoena sinus isolate mPhoSin1 chromosome 11, mPhoSin1.pri, whole genome shotgun sequence genome:
ATGGGAAAAGTCTAAATTAGAGGATGAAAACTGATGGCCAACATTAAAATCTAGAGGTTTCACTTCAGAATCTGGATTTCCAGCTGCTAATTAAAATCTCACGATCCAGCAGCACTGGGTGGGGATTGTGTTTCTATATGGCAAAAATCAGCTGGAGCTGGGTTTCAGTTGGAGATTTATAGGAGGAGCTGTTCCGTTTATCCTAACCCTTGCTTGACTCACTTTCCTCATGCGCTTTATGCATCTGTTCTCTTTCAGTATCTGAATTTGTGACTCGCGACCTAAATGGTAGttcctattttaaataaagaagagggTCTATTTGAGTGCTTAAAAGGAATCAATTGAAGTAGTGTCTACTAAACAGTAGAAATTAACTTTTCTTATCTTAGGCCACCAGGAAACCCCCCGAGAAGAATGGGTCGAATTAATCATCTGCGTGGCCCTAATCCTCCTCCAATGGCCGGTGGATGAGGAAGGTAACTTAAAACCTGCAATTCTGCAgggatttcattttgaaaatgcctccttaggcaggttttcTTTAGGAAAGCAGAAGTCACAACATTTTGTGATTACTCAGacatcttatttggaaaaatatttttatcttaaccCTTGAAAAATTGTCTTTTGAATCAAAATGTCTTTTGAAGAAGGCTTTATAACATGTAATGACTAGCTTTTTTATACAGATCCAAATTACTAACTAGTAActattataacattttcttttaggtAAATGTCTGCTCTAAGAAGCAGACAACTGGACAAGCACATTCATAGCagaaggaaaccatcaagaaaTGGAGTGTTGACCACACTGGACAAGTTAGATGAATGTGTACTCTAAACAAGGATTGCTCTGTGTCCTCACAGATGAATGAGGTTGTGCTGGGAATTCCCCCCCCGCAGGGATCTGGCATGACTGACAGGCAGTTCTATAAATGCACATGTTTGTCTCATCTTTTTTGTATCGTTTATGAAAGTATTAATATAgttttaataagtaaatatttttaggttACAAGACTGACTTCTCATCTTTATATAATTAAGACACAGAAGGctccaaatttgaaaataaacGGCTGCATATTGAGTATTAGTGTCACCCTTTTCAACTTCTGAAATACTGTTCATTGCTTTTGTTGTTctttataaataaatcacagtGTATTTCAGTAGTATGCATATGATATCTGTgctcttgaattaatttttatcttaaagcCTATTTGTCCCATGGATCTTTAATACAATGTGTCTTACTTGCTACCAGATGTAATTATCAGGGTATTTGTAAAGCCATAACCAACAAGCCTGAGCTACAAAATGTAGATTTGCTAGGTGGCCTTTAAAATCGAGGACTTCAATGCTATCTTTACCAATTTTAATTCTAAACCATTGCTTAAGATACTGCCTGTTGGCTTTAACCCCATCTGAATGCTGGTAACTCTCATTCTTTCACTAGAATGAAAGCTCTATGAGGTTACGGATTTTGTCTTCTTTACCCCAGTGCTTTGAATAGTGACTACGTGTAATAggcactgaaatatttatggaaaaaatgaataatacagaTAATTCTACTTTGTGTTTAACAGTCTTTGAAACCAAAGTGTTCAGTAAAATCACTTTTATATCCGTTTATAAGTATTTATTCAACTCTGTTTGCCAGGAAATGGGGATGTAGTGGCATTAATAAACACTGGTCTGTATGAAAACCAGACTACAGGCGGACAAGACTGGAAGCAGGGAGTTGGGTTTAGAGGATGTTGTGGTGGTCCAGGTGAGATCGGACCAGGTAGTGGCAGTAGGAGTGGAGAAGTGGATGCATTCAAGGCATATTTGAGGGACTGcgggatttgctgatggatttggATGTAGAAGATGTGGACAATTGAAGAAACAAGTGAAACAAGATGGTGAAAATGGGAGTAGATTTTTGGGGGGGAGGCGGGGATCGAGTTacattttggatatatttaaGTTTACAATGCCTTGTAGACATCTAAGTGGAGATACTAAATAAGCAGTTGGTTATCAGGGCGAGATCCAAACTGGAAATACATATTTGGGAGTTATCTtcatatttaaagccatgaaactGGATAAAGTCATCCAAGGAGTGTGTAGAGAGAAGACCTAACTCCAGAGAATCCTAACATCAGAGGCCCGACTGAGCATGGCCAGTGAAGTACGAGGAGAACTAGAATTACGTATGGTGTCTGAGAAGCCAGAAAAGACAGGTGTGATGACGAAATGAGACACCAGTTAtcagctgctccacagcaagcacgcaaaacaaaacacaagtagGTTGCGGGCATGCTGCAGCCAGGACCAATCACAGCAACATCCAGCCAGTGCCCCCTCCCATCTTACCCTCCTCCGGGCAGCTCCGCCCTTCCGCTCTCCCGGAATGCTCTGGGCTGACTCCCGGCGGCCATCTTGGTTGTGGGCAGTCGGCCGCGAGGTTGCGCTTGTTCGGACGCCAGTTCTCTGGTGGTCGCGTTGCGTCCTTGAGGCTAGAGGCTGGAGGGGCGTCGGCAGCCGAGATGACCCAGGCCGAGAAGGGGGACACGGAGAATGGGAAAGAGAAGGgcggggagaaggagaaggagcagCGTGGCGTGAAGCGACCCATCGTGCCCGCGCTGGTGCCGGAGTCGCTGCAGGAGGTGAGGCGCCGGGGGCGGGCCTCGGACTCGGCttccgggcggggcggggggccgCGGAGCTGGGCTAGGGGGAGGAGGCTGGCGAACGGCGGGAGTCTTCGGGCGCCCACCCAGGTGGGTGGTGCAAGGGGGTCGTTCCCCGCTTTCTCCTAGGGCACAGTGCAGATGGCCAGGCCAGTGACACCAGCCACTGTGCGAACCCCAGCCTCCCGGGCTATGAGACCAGCACAGGACTGTCACCTTCCTGCCAACTAGTTTGAGGGGGCAGACTGGATGGTGTGTAAGGGCCTTGCCAGTTCCCACTCTCTAGGATTCTCCCACTTGGCGGGGAGGGGGAGCTCACGGTTGGGGATGGGCAGTAAGTATCTAGGGCATGGAGTGGGATGGGGTAGTGCAGAGGACCATAGGGGGAGGTATTGGGCACACACAGCAGGTACCTCCTCCAGCCCTGACGGTCTGGGACAGTTTCTTCAATGGAGGTGACACCTGGACAGAGACCTAAAGGGTGATTAGGAGTTAGCCAGGGGGAATGTGAGGGCAGGAGAACAGCATGGAAGAGACCTGGGCCAAGGGAGGATATGAAATGTTGGAGATGAGGATGTCTGGAattgaggaagaagaaggagcaagACATGAGACTGGAGATCTTAACAGGGATGGCATCAAGAGGGTCGTATAAGCCAGAGCTTGGCCTCTTCTGAAGGGAATGCAGAACTTGGGAATAGATAGCCAGACTCCGAGCTACATGAttaactcgtttaatcctcacaatagctcTCTGAGGTAGGAACTTTATCTAGAGCAAGGAAGTGGCACAGCCTGAATTTCGAGCCAGATTTGTGAATCTGGAGCCTGGACCATTAGCCACTGTAACAACATTTGCTTAACTTCAGTCATGTAACAACTTTTGGTTTTTCCATATCCTCTGTGACACCTCTACCATTATTTGCTGAATAACTGTTTTTACTCAATTTTATGTTAAGCAGTAATGTCCAGGAAATGATATGTAGGATGTATTGGCTAGTTGTTTTCTAATATGTTAAGATAGATATGTAATTATTAAAAACTGCTTGTCCACACTTCGGAAAACTGCGTTTACTACCCCAGAGCTTCGCCATCAGTGTGCTGCAGCCTGTGTACTATTAATGAGGTACAGATGTCCCTGATGGCAAGCCGCCTCATCTGTTTAACTCAGTTTGCTAGATAAATGTTGTCTGCCATAGCACGCAAAAGCTTGAGAAGTGTGCTGCAGAGCACCAGGCCATGTGAGAGTGGTGCCATGggcattcaacaaatacctaCTAGGCTCCTGTATGCCGTGCACTGGGCACAGAGTAGTGAACAAGACAGTAGTAGTCCTTTACATGAAGGTTTTGTCTTTTGAGAGAGCAGACAGTAAATCATTACAAGAATGATAAGTGTCATGAAAAGGAGGGGTGCCATAAGATTTTATTGCAGAGGGACAAATAAACCTGGTCTGATGACATTTAACTTTAGACCTGAAGGGAGGAGTAAGATTTAACAGGGAGAAAGAACACTGCAGACAAGGGGAGTTGCGTTTGTGAAGGCCTGATTGTCAGCACAGTGAACTAAGAAATCAGGAGACATCTGGATTGGGAAGATTAAAGAGACTGAAAAGTAAGTGGTTCTAGAGTAAAGCTAGAGAAGTAGGCAGGGTCTTGATCTTGGAGATTCTGGACTGTATCTTATTGGAAAGTTacggaaatattttaaatgaggacATGCCAAGAAGACACAACTGTACCTTAAGGGCAGAGCAGAGTATGTGCTGATTTAGGAGTCACACTGGAATGTGATTCTCAACAGAGGCATCCTGTTGTCAAAGGGATTGTTCGAGTCCCttcttcccccactccctcctgaCACTCTGGGTCCCTCAACAGGTTTACGTGGTAAAGGTTCCCTAGTGATTCAGGTTATATTCTGCCCCCTTGAGAATTACAGATCTAAAAGCCCACAGTCATTACTCCACGGTCCTGATTTGTGCTGCTTTGTCAGTCCTTGTTCACTGTCTCCCAGTAATGGATGGTGAAATGCAGCAGAGCTCTCTGACCTGTGAGGATGGAATTGTGAACTCTGGTTTCTTAACCGCAGACTCTTGCCAGATCACGTAAATAGTACAGAAACAATAAGggtaaagtgtttaaaaaacaatgacGAAAATACAGTTCATGCACATTCTCGGAAGTGGTCCATGTATAAAGTCCACTCACTTTCCAGCATTGCAAAACAGTGATTCTGATCTTAAATTAACTTCTTCCCTCACCTTCTCAACCAGTGTTGTCACATCTGAGTGATCATACTAATTACTTCAGGAGCTTTTGTAAATTGCAGATTCCTAGGCGCTCTCTTACTGGAGATTCTGAATCAGAAAATTTGTAGTGAAGCTttagggtcttttttgttttgttttgttttaacaaggATCTTTAGGTGATTCAGATTTAGGGAACCCCATACTTCACAAGTCATAGTATTCCCCACACTCTTATTCGTTGTTTAACTCTCTTCTCTAGTAAATGGGAAGTTCTCTAGTGGTCAGGACTTCGTCCTGGTCACCATTGTACCCACAGTGATAGGCACAGAAATGCCCCCAAATTATAGCTTGATTTGCGTTGGGTACTTAGGATTTCGTTcacttaaacaaatatttgttgacctaTGTACCCTGAGTCAGATCCTCGGCACACAGATACAAAAAGAGTTTGCATGCAGGCAGAGAGCAATATTTGGATGCCTCTCAGAGAACTCCCTTTACTGAATTATTTTGATACCTTTGAGTTTGATAGTCATTACAGGAAACTAATTTCTTAGTCTAGCCTGTTACCTCTGTGTTATTTAACATGTTACCTGCATGTTATTTACTAAGGTCACACTCCTATGTTTTGTATTTGCAGCAAATCCAGAGCAACTTCATCGTTGTCATACATCCAGGTTCAACAACTCTGAGGATCGGTCGAGCCACAGACACACTTCCTGCCAGCATTCCTCATGTTATTGCACGAAGACACAAACAACAAGGGCAGCCCCTGTACAAAGACAACTGGCTCCTAAGGGAGGGATTAAATGTAAGTCAGAAATGGAGGAcgctggcgttccagtggttaggactccgagttttcgctgccgagggcccgggttcaatccctggtcagggaactaagattccacaagccgtgcagtgtggccaaaccCCCCCtcgcagcacacacacacacaaaagaaatgtaagaCCTAAAGAGAAAGCCCAGGGTTGTCTCCTTGGGAGGGCTTCAGTATTCAATGTATGCTATAATCTTGAACGACATCTTCATagctttaatgtattttaaaataacgaCATCATTCAGGGTTACAAATGTCATTTTTTATCTGAGCTATCAATTTTAGATTGTACagaaataattataacaaaagtAAATCTAATTTTTTAACCCATCAGGATGAATTGGGTATTGATGAAGATGATCTTTAGTGGAAGATACAGAATTGTCACTCCCTTAAAATGATACATCCAGGTGTCTATTAACTGACTGCCATATTTTCTCTTCCAGATACTTAGAGTTTAAATTGAGCTCATATTTTCAATCTGTAGCAAATTGAATTGCTACAATAAGCACTTGTTACAATCTTAGATCAAATCATAATTTAAAGGCAAAAAATAGTATTTCCTTGGAGTAAGCATTTACTTAGGATGCAGTAGGCATCCTATTTTGCAGGTGATGATTAACAGGAAAATTTTTGTGATAGGTGTTAAATATGTGTATTGCATTGTAATCTGCTTTAAGTTTTAAATCAAGGGTAGTTTTAGGAACTTGCAGTTTCTATAATTCTTATAGTAAGCCTTAGGGTTCCATTTTTTAGCATAACTAGCAGACTCTCCTTAAGTCCATTTCTAAGCTTAAGTATAACTTGACAGTGTAAGAATCTAAAATTCGCATATCTTTGGATCTTACAATTCTATTTTAGGAATAAATCtcaggaataaaaatggaaagaaaacaaaataatattttataaaaatatagtgTTCTTTGCAATATCACAAGAACTTGAATACTCATTAATTAAGTGAAATAACACATGAAGGAATAAAACATTGTTATAAAATTGTAAACATGAGAATTACATAGATATATGGAAGAGCCTCTCGAATTCTTTGTAAATATAAAGTAGCAGTGCTCTGATATTAGTCAAAAGTCACTTGAGGTTATAGATTTTTGCAGATAGTTTTATGGCGATggctcttttctgatttttttatttataaataataagaaGTTTACTTTGAATTCTTAAGATTAATACGTGTGACAAAGGTGAAGGACATGCTACTCGTTGATGAGGGAGCATTTGCTCTTGCTGGATTAAATTAGTATTttgccatttctttctctttttcactaaATTCTTTATACgcttcatctctgttctttttcccCAGAAACCTGAAAGTAATGAACAAAGACAAAATGGCCTTAAAATGGTGGATCAAGCAATATGGTCTAAAAAGATGTCAAATGGTACAAGACGGATTCCTGTGTCCCCTGAGCAGGTTCAGTCTCAACTCTCTTCAGATTCATTCTTTGACCACTGCTATTAGGTTGTAACCATTCGTGTGCACTCCCTATTTCATTATGCAAATTAAAGATGGGATTTccttaaaagaggaagaaaaaacattctTAACCACCTACAGAATACCTGAATTGGTATTGTCTAGGCAAGCCAAATAATTTGTAAGGTGGTGTTTCTTGTGTCAAGTTGatgaaaatttaatttatctGAGAGTCTTAAGTGTGTAATTCCAGGATCTTGATGGGAAGCTGTATTCTTACTACATCTGTCATTTTAATGTGATAAACCAGTGCTGCTAGGAATGGACATGAGTCTATATGATATATAAATCTGTATTCAACTTTCAGCAGAGTACAGTATTAATTTTGGACTGACTGAATCACTCCCTAAGTGTTAACATTACGGGAGAAATCAAGATTGTGGTATAGGGCAGGAGAATCCACTTGTGACCAATCAATATTTTGTCACATATCTTGGATTTATGATTAAAATTTGCCACTGTATCTGGTCtgtgagagaggagaaaagaggacaacccctttttgttttcttgcatGGATTCAGAGAATTTTCGGATGCTCTTTTGTTTCAGGCACGTTCCTACAACAAGCAGATGCGACCTGCGATTTTAGATCACTGCTCCGGAAATAAGTGGACAAACACATCTCATCACCCTGAGTTTTTGGTAGGAGAAGAGGTAGGAAACATCTTTACAgtgaaatggaagaagaaaacctagatactatttgtaaaattaatttgCTTTGCCACCTAGTTCTAGTTTTTCTTAGCATTCTGTAATCCTACCCTGAGGACCAGATATTCACACTGGCTCCTGAGATGTTACATACACCACTCTCAACATTAGAACAGTCAGCAAATGTTAATGATAACTTCTGGCCTTAGGTTTTTGAATGTGAATCTAGAAAACCCTGAGAGAAGAGTTTTAACAATGTATTTATCTCCCTGTCTTTTCTAGGCCCTGTATGTTAATCCTCTGGACTGTTACAATATTCACTGGCCTATCAGAAGAGGTCAGTTAAATATTCACCCAGGACCTGGGGGCTCCCTTACAGCTGTTCTGGCAGATATTGAAGTAATATGGTCTCATGCGATACAAAAATACTTGGAAATCCCACTGAAAGATTTAAAGGTAAACTAAAATGACCAGTTATTGGATTGTCTTTAAGATTCTTGGTCAATAAAAGTATACTATACTCAGTTGTTTGTAAGACAGTGTCCTTGAAGCCTTCTCGACCTTAAGCTGTTAAGGatatcttttttccttcactgAATTCCCCtctggtgctttcttttttttctcattttgtttggttCTTGGTGTTCCTCTCAACTGCTCTGCAATCAGCAAGCCTGCTCATGTTTATGCCTTCTCTCTGGACCTTTTTTGGAAACATCAgttgtcttatttttcattttataagtgTTAAATAGCTCAAAGGGAAAAAAGCCCACAAAACTTCagcactttctgttttttttcataAAACCTAAAGGATAGCAGAGagctttgagtttttattttgagCCTCTAGCCATTGCTGCTACTGCTTTAGAGAGAATCCTCTTTGACGACAAGTGTGGTGAAATTTATTTTGACCTGACTTGAGTGttaaccattttatattttttctttgttctttttagtaTTATAGATGTATCTTGTTAATTCCTGATATCTATAATAAGCAGCATGTGAAAGAATTAGTGAATATGATCCTAATGAAGATGGGGTTTTCAGGTATGTCTGATATCCCAGTGAAATCTGCCTGAAATgagattgttattttttttttcctgacaaagTTAATCTGATTCACTGCTTTATTGAAATGCTTATTCTGGGAGGGTCAGTGATACTTGGGTGATTGCCTGGAGGTTCCTAGATTTTAATTGAATGTTTGTTGTAGAATCTTTCCTGCTCCCCAGGTGTTCACCCCTCTACCTTTTGTTTTTCAGGGATCGTGGTCCATCAGGAGTCTGTGTGCGCCACCTATGGAAGTGGTTTAAGCAGCACGTGTATTGTAGATGTTGGAGACCAAAAGACAAGCGTGTGCTGTGTGGAGGATGGGGTCTCTCATCGGAACACTCGGTGAGGAGCTTGGGAGGAGGTATTCCCTGCTCCTTCTCCCCACACAGCCTGTTCAACTGAAAGCATCATGAGTTAGAAGTTTTTGTAAGGAATTACATACTCAGATTTTTCTTGTGAAACTAGTAAGATTGTGGAAGTGCAAATTCTAACACGGCTATAAATAGCCGATTTTACCCTTCCCATTTGAACTCTCTCATATGAGTTCACATTAGCAGCTCCTGAAAGCCCTAGTGTGTGTTGTGTGCTTTCCCACGGAGGAAGTATGTATGTTAGCTTTGTGTCTTTCACTATGGTGTGGCAGAGAGATACCAATCACATTCACAGCAAAGCTTTATTTGGGCAAGTCATGTAGGAGAAAATAGGTTTTCAGGTCTGAATTCTCTAGCTAGCTAGCATTTTGAGTATTTGCTTTTCTCGTCATAATTGTTTTTGGTGAGTGAGGAGTAACTTTATCGTGGTCAAGTCCATTCATTATGTCATCTCTGATAGAAGAggtaataaaatacctagcaggAGCAGGTTTGCTGCTTGTCTGTCCTGAGACAAGCCCAGCACAGGTAAGCACACTCAGGTAGTGCACACACCAGTTCTCTGCAGCATTTTGTGCTTCCAGGATGGCTTCTTCAGGATGCTTTAATTCTTCCTGTCACCCACATAGGAAGTTTGACTCTGAAGTcatagaaacaaatttaaaagagggTCCAAGCAGTCCACGAGAAAGGTTAATTTGTTACCTCCCACCCCAAGTTACAGTGCATTCTCAAACCCAGATTGAGTTGTTTGGGCTCATCCATTTGTAACACCTAATGCCATTAGTTTTCAAAGTATAGAGAAAACACTGGACCCAGGTCTTCTACCACTAAAACAGCACAGCAGTGATCTTTCCAAATCGTAGAAATATTGTTAGTAGATAGTATTCGCTAAGGTTTTCTCCCTTAACTTTGTCTTACGGTGTCACTGCCTGCCATTTCTACATGTTGGTGAGTATAGACAGTCAAACAGCTGTCATATGCTACACATATGGACTTGGAAATGAGCTGGAtttaatgtgtattctgtttcttGGACAGTTTTTGCAAATAGCATTTTTTGCTTCTAGATGTTCACCACTGGTTTTTGCTAgcttcctttctctgtcccttacATCCATTCTGTCCTTTCATGCTTTAATTTATCTCTACAACATTTCTTGAAACTTGCTGTGTTTCACTGTGCCTAACTGAGTTTTTGGAGCACCCTTTGCACCTTCTTAACTGACAGCTTACCCATCTGCCCTTTTCTCTTAACACTAGGCTCTGTCTGGCATATGGTGGATCTGATGTGTCAAGATGTTTTTACTGGCTGATGCAGCGAGCTGGGTTCCCTTACAGAGAATGCCAGTTAACAAATAAAATGGATTGCCTTCTTCTGCAGCACCTTAAAGAAACTTTTTGTCATTTAGATCAGGTGGGAGCAACATCAAAATTgctgattatttttgttttcaggaaaATTGAAGATATTTAAAgctaattaaaaatttaacagtaTTATGCAACCTGTTCAACCCAAGTTTATAAAGCCTTGAGGCTGAAGCTCTTAAGGAGTGAGAGAGTTTTTTGGTAAGGTCAGAGCTGTACGGATGTGTCTCAGGCTCTGGAAAACACAGCTAGTATTTTTAAGAGAGTTTAGCAGATGTCTCTCTCCTTAGGATCTACAATCATTTTAATAAAGGATAAAGATAAACCTTTGGATGTAATGCATAGTAGCAGGTAAATACATAGGTATAGACAGTTAATAAAATGGTATCATTTGAAGCACTTTCTTGGTATTGTGAACAGTCAACATTTAGTCATTGCTGTATATGAATTGCTACCTTTTTATGCTATTTGTTTTAGACCTTTCTTTTTCCaacttattttaaagcatttttcaagTAATGTAattctgaataaaaatttttttgagaaacattAAGACGGGGTAATAACATTTCCCAGTTATTGAGGGAGTTTGCTTACTGGTTTGGACATTGTATTGGTGTGTGTTGATAATGAAGCAAACAAAAATGTACATAGTGGGAATTTCAGGAATGTTGGAAGAGAATCAAGGTACAGTTGAACTCTTGTTTTATTAAGTTCCAGTGGGAGTGGTAGGAAGTTGTAGGGCAGCCCTTTTATAGGTGAGATTTAGATGGCATTTGAAGAGTTTGCATGCACTTTTACTGATTCACTGACAGCATCTTTTCCTGGAATCAGGATATCTCTGGGCTTCAGGACCATGAGTTTCAGATTCGACATCCAGATTCCCCTGCCCTTCTTTACCAGTTTCGATTAGGAGATGAAAAACTCCAGGTAACACATCGGTATATATTTCCATGGGTAGAAAGAAAGGCAGCCAGGTTCAATCAGACTGAGAGAATATGTACTTGCTGGAAACCTCATGAGGTGAGAATGTCAACTGGTTGTAAATTAGCTGCTAACCCAACATTTAAACCACTGGTAGAGTACAGATTAGAACAGATCTGAGCCATTATTTTAATTAGCCAGTATGTGATGAGTTGTTATTTAGAAAGAGGCACCATTCTTACTAGGAAATTATAAAGTAGATTACTAGGcacttattttacatttactttgAGATTTCTGGTGTTATATCACCCATTCAATTTGATGATAAGTTAGTTTTCTGGCCTATCATGCACTGAAGAAATAATGTTACTTCTGAAAGAGAATGCTTACTCGGTCTAACTTATAGGATCTGATCTGCCagttttgtttttggaagaacaaaatttatttaatggGTCAGTTTTTTCACAAGGCAGTATCCTTGGTTGgtcattcttttccttccatgCACAGGCTCCGATGGCTTTGTTTTATCCAGCAACTTTTGGAATCGTTGGACAGAAGATGACAACTTTGCAGCACAGGTCCCAGGGTGACCCTGAGGATCCTCATGATGAACATTACCTGCTGGCCACACAAAGCAAGCAAGAACAGGTCTGTGGTAATTCTGTGTGAGAGGAGACAGTCTTGTCCCTGTACGAGAAGTTTGTCCATAATTAATGGATCATTGCAGTGGCTGCAATCTGACAGTATACTAAAGCTGATACTGGTTTTAAGACCGTAGATGAAGTCTGTGTTTAAAATCCAGATGACAGATttctttattcagcaaacatCAATTTTCAGAATACCAATCTACAAGATACTTCCCTTTTggcatgtatttttaaagtagtttatgTATAATACTTTATCTACTTTTGAATATTTATCCAGTAGTATTTTCAGTAAAAgcttacctatttttaaattatcatgcaAAAACTGGGTGGCACAGGCAAAGAGCTGAATTCTTTTGTCCAAAGCTGATCCTAGTTATAGGATGTCTGATTCAGGGGCACAAATTAAAGCTCTTATCTGCTAATGAAACAGCAGCTCATGATGGAGAGAAGAGGGCAGTGAACCTTTTCTAGTTTTTGTTCCTGTCCCAAAGCTGAGCGTGGGGTTCTTAGATAAGGTCTGAAAATGAGGACCCATAACAGCCAGTGGCCTAAGAATTCCAGTGAACTACTACACTTAAAAACTCAGGGGGAAAAGGTTCATCTACATCGACATTTCAATCTTAAAAATCCTATCAGTAATAGCAAAGTTATAGCTCTTTTACTCAGGAGGAGCTGTGGAGGGTTGGAGGCAGGGAAGGCTTTCCCGAGGAAGAGCCATTTGAGAGAGAGGGAGCTAGGGGGAGAGTGAGGTGTTACCTCACGCGCTGCCTGCCCGTGATTGTTTTGGAATTGTCAGCACTTCCTCATCTTCTGCACACCACCCCTGACTCCTAGTTATCCAGGGGTGGGGACCAGGTGCTTGGTCGTAGAACTATGGTGTGTTTCCTCTCTGCAGCACAGTGACAGACCTTCTTTTTATAGAGTGCAGAGTAGTGGGGTAGGGAGAAGGGGGGATCTAGCTGGAGAACATCAACCGTGTTCTATCATAGCCTTACCATCCATTTGATTCTCCTTTTGATTCATTTAAAGTCTGCAAAAGCTACTGCTGACCGAAAGTCTGCATCCAAACCCATTGGATTTGAGGGGGATCTTCGTGGCCAGTCCTCTGATCTTCCAGAAAGACTGCATTCCCAGGAGGTGGATTTGGGATCCTCCCAGGGAGACTGCTTGATGGCTGGCAATGATTCTGAGGAAGCTCTCACTGCACTGATGTCCCGGAAGACTGCCATCTCGCTGT
Coding sequences within it:
- the ACTR8 gene encoding actin-related protein 8; this translates as MTQAEKGDTENGKEKGGEKEKEQRGVKRPIVPALVPESLQEQIQSNFIVVIHPGSTTLRIGRATDTLPASIPHVIARRHKQQGQPLYKDNWLLREGLNKPESNEQRQNGLKMVDQAIWSKKMSNGTRRIPVSPEQARSYNKQMRPAILDHCSGNKWTNTSHHPEFLVGEEALYVNPLDCYNIHWPIRRGQLNIHPGPGGSLTAVLADIEVIWSHAIQKYLEIPLKDLKYYRCILLIPDIYNKQHVKELVNMILMKMGFSGIVVHQESVCATYGSGLSSTCIVDVGDQKTSVCCVEDGVSHRNTRLCLAYGGSDVSRCFYWLMQRAGFPYRECQLTNKMDCLLLQHLKETFCHLDQDISGLQDHEFQIRHPDSPALLYQFRLGDEKLQAPMALFYPATFGIVGQKMTTLQHRSQGDPEDPHDEHYLLATQSKQEQSAKATADRKSASKPIGFEGDLRGQSSDLPERLHSQEVDLGSSQGDCLMAGNDSEEALTALMSRKTAISLFEGKALGLDKAILHSIDCCSSDEAKKKMYSSILVVGGGLMFHKAQEFLQHRILNKMPPSFRRIIENVDVITRPKDMDPRLIAWKGGAVLACLDTTQELWIYQREWQRFGVRMLRERAAFVW